In Pseudomonas fakonensis, one DNA window encodes the following:
- the cheR gene encoding protein-glutamate O-methyltransferase CheR encodes MSTGNLDFEQFRVFLEKACGILLGENKQYLVSSRLNKLMEQQGIKSLGELVQRIQTQPRSGLREQVVDAMTTNETLWFRDTYPFEVLKSKVIPEFIKGNPGQRLRIWSAACSSGQEPYSISMAIDEFERTNLGQLKMGAQIVATDLSGAMLTNCKTGEYDSLAIARGLSQERLQRYFDPKGPGRWAVKAPIRSRVEFRSFNLLESYAALGKFDIVFCRNVLIYFSAQVKKDILMRIHSTLKPGGYLFLGASEALNGLPDHYQMVQCSPGIIYQAK; translated from the coding sequence TTGTCTACGGGTAATTTGGATTTCGAACAGTTCCGGGTCTTCCTGGAAAAAGCCTGTGGCATCCTGCTGGGCGAGAATAAGCAGTACCTGGTCTCCAGCCGTCTCAACAAGCTGATGGAGCAACAGGGCATCAAGTCGCTGGGCGAGCTGGTGCAGCGCATCCAGACCCAGCCGCGCAGCGGCCTGCGCGAGCAGGTGGTCGATGCCATGACCACCAACGAAACCCTATGGTTTCGCGACACCTACCCCTTCGAGGTGCTCAAGAGCAAGGTTATCCCCGAGTTCATCAAGGGCAACCCGGGCCAGCGCCTGCGCATCTGGTCGGCGGCCTGCTCCTCTGGTCAGGAGCCGTACTCCATCTCCATGGCCATCGACGAGTTCGAGCGTACCAACCTCGGCCAGCTGAAGATGGGCGCGCAGATCGTCGCCACCGACTTGTCCGGTGCCATGCTGACCAACTGCAAGACCGGCGAATACGACAGCCTGGCCATCGCCCGCGGGCTGTCCCAGGAGCGCCTGCAGCGCTACTTCGACCCCAAGGGGCCGGGGCGCTGGGCGGTCAAGGCGCCGATCCGCAGCCGCGTCGAATTCCGTTCGTTCAACCTGCTCGAAAGCTATGCCGCGCTGGGCAAGTTCGACATCGTGTTCTGCCGCAACGTGCTGATCTACTTCTCGGCCCAGGTCAAGAAGGACATCCTCATGCGCATCCACAGCACCCTCAAGCCGGGCGGCTACCTGTTCCTTGGCGCCTCCGAGGCGCTCAACGGCCTGCCGGACCACTACCAGATGGTCCAGTGCAGCCCGGGGATCATCTACCAGGCCAAGTAA
- the bkdR gene encoding Bkd operon transcriptional regulator BkdR — translation MRKLDRTDIGILNSLQENARITNAELARSVNLSPTPCFNRVKAMEELGVIRQQVTLLSPEVLGLDVNVFIHVSLEKQVEESLHRFEEEIAVRPEVMECYLMTGDPDYLLRVLLPSIQALERFLDYLTRLPGVANIRSSFALKQVRYKTALPLPANGMTLRE, via the coding sequence ATGCGCAAACTGGATCGCACCGATATCGGCATCCTCAACAGCCTGCAGGAAAACGCCCGCATCACCAACGCCGAGCTTGCCCGCTCGGTGAACCTGTCGCCCACGCCGTGTTTCAACCGGGTCAAGGCCATGGAAGAGCTGGGGGTGATCCGCCAGCAGGTCACGCTGCTGTCGCCTGAGGTGTTGGGGCTGGATGTCAACGTGTTCATCCATGTCAGCCTGGAAAAGCAGGTGGAGGAGTCGCTGCACCGCTTCGAAGAAGAAATCGCCGTGCGCCCCGAGGTGATGGAGTGCTACCTGATGACCGGCGACCCGGACTACTTGCTGCGGGTGCTGCTGCCAAGCATCCAGGCGCTGGAGCGTTTTCTCGATTACCTGACCCGCCTGCCCGGGGTGGCCAACATCCGCTCCAGCTTTGCCCTCAAGCAGGTGCGCTACAAGACCGCGCTGCCGCTGCCGGCCAATGGCATGACCCTGCGCGAGTAA
- a CDS encoding MFS transporter, translated as MRNIWKPFQSLYFAALMMLIGSGLLSTYLALRLAAEHVDSLWVGALMAANYFGLAVGGKVGHRLIGRVGHIRAYATCAGIVGAAVLGHGLTSWLPVWIGLRMIVGLGMMCQYMVIESWLNEQADAKHRGAVFSGYMIASYLGLVLGQLILVVHPQLGPELLMLVAMCFALCLVPVAMTRRIHPAPLRPAPMEPKFFIKRVPQSLSTVLGSGLIVGSFYGLAPLYAANQGLTTEQIGLFMGSCIFAGLLVQWPLGWLSDRYDRAVLIRSVAIGLALASAPLAILPGVPLELLFGIGFVISLLQFCLYPLAVAFSNDHVESERRVSLTAMLLVTYGVGACIGPLAAGVLMKLLGPQMLYAFFLFFALVLVWRIRPQAVTGLHQVQDAPLGHVAMPAAGSPLSAALDPRVDEQTVQEVMQAPVAAEDTEEEPATAQARQAGAEVERPV; from the coding sequence ATGCGCAATATCTGGAAGCCGTTTCAGTCGTTGTATTTCGCCGCCCTGATGATGCTGATCGGCTCTGGCCTGCTCAGCACTTACCTGGCCCTGCGCCTGGCTGCCGAGCATGTCGACAGCCTGTGGGTCGGTGCGCTGATGGCGGCCAACTATTTTGGCCTAGCCGTGGGGGGCAAGGTCGGCCACCGGTTGATCGGCCGGGTCGGGCACATCCGCGCCTATGCCACCTGCGCCGGTATCGTCGGGGCGGCGGTGCTCGGGCATGGCCTGACCAGCTGGCTGCCGGTGTGGATCGGCCTGCGGATGATCGTTGGCCTGGGCATGATGTGCCAGTACATGGTCATCGAAAGCTGGCTCAACGAACAGGCCGATGCCAAACACCGCGGCGCGGTGTTCAGCGGCTATATGATCGCCTCCTACCTGGGCCTGGTGCTGGGCCAGCTGATCCTGGTGGTACACCCGCAGCTGGGCCCGGAGCTGCTCATGTTGGTGGCCATGTGCTTCGCCCTGTGCCTGGTGCCGGTGGCCATGACCCGGCGCATTCACCCCGCACCCTTGCGCCCGGCGCCGATGGAGCCGAAGTTCTTCATCAAGCGCGTGCCGCAGTCGCTGTCCACGGTGCTTGGCTCGGGGCTGATCGTTGGCTCGTTCTACGGCCTGGCGCCGTTGTATGCGGCCAACCAGGGCCTGACCACCGAGCAGATCGGCCTGTTCATGGGTAGCTGCATCTTTGCCGGCCTGCTGGTGCAGTGGCCGCTGGGCTGGTTGTCCGACCGCTACGACCGGGCGGTGCTGATCCGCAGCGTGGCCATCGGCCTGGCGCTGGCTTCGGCGCCACTGGCGATTCTGCCGGGGGTGCCGCTGGAACTGCTGTTCGGCATCGGCTTCGTTATCTCGCTGTTGCAGTTCTGCCTGTATCCGCTGGCGGTGGCGTTCTCCAACGACCACGTGGAGAGCGAGCGGCGCGTCTCGCTGACTGCCATGCTGCTGGTCACCTACGGTGTGGGCGCCTGTATCGGGCCGCTGGCAGCGGGTGTGCTGATGAAGCTGCTGGGGCCGCAGATGCTCTATGCCTTCTTCCTGTTCTTCGCCCTGGTGCTGGTGTGGCGCATCCGGCCCCAGGCGGTCACCGGCCTGCACCAGGTGCAGGATGCCCCTCTGGGCCACGTGGCCATGCCGGCGGCCGGCTCGCCCTTGTCGGCGGCGCTTGACCCGCGGGTCGACGAGCAGACCGTGCAGGAGGTGATGCAGGCGCCGGTGGCGGCGGAAGATACCGAGGAAGAACCTGCCACCGCCCAGGCTCGGCAGGCTGGGGCGGAGGTGGAGCGCCCTGTGTAA
- a CDS encoding flagellar basal body rod protein FlgF produces MDKMLYVAMTGASQNALAQKAHANNLANVSTNGFQKDLEQARSMPVFGDVLPSRAFAMTERPATDFSEGPMVETGRELDVAVAGKGFIAVQAPDGSEAYVRTGSLNIDALGVLRAGNGMPVIGNGGPIAIPPEQKVEVGSDGTISIRSMGEDPRVMAEVDRIKLVNPDIKTMTKGLDGLIHTKDGQAAAVDVNVRVVSGFLEGSNVNAVEEMTSVLALSRQFELHVKMMNAAKEGDEAMARVLQIG; encoded by the coding sequence GTGGACAAGATGCTTTACGTGGCCATGACCGGCGCCAGCCAGAACGCGCTGGCGCAGAAGGCCCACGCCAACAACCTGGCGAACGTTTCCACCAATGGTTTCCAGAAAGACCTGGAGCAGGCGCGCTCGATGCCGGTATTTGGCGACGTTTTACCGTCGCGTGCCTTCGCCATGACCGAGCGCCCGGCCACCGATTTCAGTGAGGGGCCGATGGTCGAGACCGGTCGCGAGCTGGACGTGGCAGTGGCCGGCAAGGGCTTCATCGCCGTGCAGGCGCCCGACGGCAGCGAAGCCTACGTGCGCACCGGCAGCCTGAACATTGACGCCCTCGGCGTGCTGCGTGCCGGCAATGGCATGCCGGTGATCGGCAATGGCGGCCCGATTGCCATCCCGCCAGAGCAAAAGGTCGAGGTGGGTTCGGACGGCACCATCAGCATCCGTTCCATGGGTGAAGACCCGCGGGTGATGGCCGAAGTCGACCGCATCAAGCTGGTCAACCCCGACATCAAGACCATGACCAAGGGCCTTGACGGCCTGATCCACACCAAGGATGGCCAGGCCGCTGCTGTCGACGTCAACGTGCGCGTGGTCTCGGGCTTCCTCGAAGGCAGCAACGTCAACGCCGTCGAAGAAATGACCTCGGTGCTGGCCCTGTCCCGCCAGTTCGAACTGCACGTGAAAATGATGAACGCAGCCAAAGAAGGCGATGAAGCCATGGCGCGTGTTTTGCAAATCGGCTAA
- the flgG gene encoding flagellar basal-body rod protein FlgG produces MLPALWVAKTGLSAQDTNLTVISNNLANVSTTGFKRDRAEFADLLYQIKRQPGAQSTQDSELPSGLQVGTGVRIVGTQKNFQTGSLQTTENPLDMAVNGRGFFQVLQPDGTVSYTRDGTFHLNSDGQVVTANGFTLEPAIVVPNDAQTFTVGQDGTVSITVAGNPASQVIGNIQTADFINPAGLQAIGDNLFLETAASGAPQVGTPGLNGFGTTLQQTLENSNVSTVEELVNMITTQRAYEMNSKVISTADQMLSFVTQQL; encoded by the coding sequence ATGCTTCCGGCTCTTTGGGTCGCTAAAACCGGCCTGTCCGCCCAGGACACCAACCTGACCGTCATTTCCAACAACCTGGCCAACGTCTCGACCACCGGTTTCAAGCGTGACCGCGCCGAGTTCGCTGACCTTCTGTACCAGATCAAACGCCAGCCGGGCGCGCAGTCCACCCAGGACAGCGAGCTGCCTTCGGGCCTGCAGGTCGGTACCGGTGTGCGCATCGTCGGCACCCAGAAGAACTTCCAGACCGGCAGCCTGCAAACCACCGAGAACCCGCTGGACATGGCCGTCAACGGTCGCGGCTTCTTCCAGGTACTGCAGCCGGACGGCACCGTTTCGTACACCCGTGACGGCACCTTCCACCTGAACTCCGACGGCCAGGTCGTGACCGCCAACGGTTTCACCCTGGAGCCTGCGATCGTCGTGCCGAACGACGCCCAGACCTTCACCGTCGGCCAGGACGGCACCGTGTCGATCACCGTTGCCGGCAACCCGGCTTCGCAGGTCATCGGCAACATCCAGACCGCCGACTTCATCAACCCGGCCGGCCTGCAGGCCATCGGTGACAACCTGTTCCTGGAAACCGCCGCCAGCGGCGCGCCGCAAGTCGGCACCCCAGGCCTGAACGGCTTTGGCACCACCCTGCAGCAAACCCTGGAAAACTCCAACGTGAGCACCGTGGAAGAGCTGGTCAACATGATCACCACCCAGCGTGCCTACGAGATGAACTCCAAGGTCATCTCCACCGCCGACCAGATGCTGTCGTTCGTCACCCAGCAGCTGTAA
- a CDS encoding flagellar brake protein, translating into MFNETDAPQPPKVLSTPLEIAANLRQLLESHDPLIISFPERSQRFQSYVVHVDRDTGVVALDEMIPRDGEKFIENGEPFRVEGFHDGVRIAWECNTPLTISEIDGHRCYRGPLPEEVTYHQRRNAFRAALKLSQLVDVILDGTYLKGNGALRGKLLDISATGCKLRFEGNVEDRLQLGQVYERFKAGAPLGLADTMVELRHLHYEERINTTFAGIRFHNLSGQAQRKIEGFVYQLQREARRFDKDDY; encoded by the coding sequence GTGTTCAATGAAACCGATGCCCCCCAGCCACCAAAGGTGCTCAGTACCCCTTTGGAGATTGCGGCCAACCTGCGCCAGCTGCTGGAGAGCCACGACCCGCTGATCATCAGCTTCCCTGAGCGCAGCCAGCGGTTCCAGAGCTATGTGGTGCACGTCGACCGCGACACCGGTGTAGTCGCCCTGGACGAAATGATCCCCCGCGACGGCGAGAAGTTCATCGAGAACGGCGAGCCGTTCCGTGTCGAAGGTTTTCACGACGGCGTGCGCATCGCCTGGGAATGCAACACCCCGCTGACCATCAGCGAAATCGACGGCCACCGCTGCTACCGTGGCCCGCTGCCCGAAGAAGTCACCTACCACCAGCGCCGCAATGCCTTCCGCGCCGCGCTGAAGCTGTCGCAGCTGGTCGATGTGATCCTCGACGGCACCTACCTCAAGGGCAATGGCGCGCTGCGCGGCAAACTGCTGGATATTTCTGCCACCGGCTGCAAATTGCGCTTCGAGGGCAACGTCGAAGACCGCCTGCAACTGGGCCAGGTGTACGAGCGCTTCAAGGCAGGCGCCCCACTCGGCCTGGCCGACACCATGGTCGAGCTGCGCCATCTGCACTATGAAGAGCGCATCAACACCACTTTCGCCGGCATCCGCTTCCATAACCTGAGCGGCCAGGCGCAGCGCAAGATCGAAGGGTTCGTGTACCAACTGCAGCGCGAGGCGCGGCGGTTCGACAAAGACGACTATTGA
- a CDS encoding chemotaxis protein CheV, whose protein sequence is MAGVMDSVNQRTQLVGQNRLELLLFRLNGEQLYGINVFKVREVLQCPVLTLLPKAHPVVRGVANIRGATIPILDLSMATGLPGLQEETRNSFVIITEYNTKTQGFLVHSVERIVNMNWEEIHPPPKGTGRDHYLTAVTRVDNRMVEIIDVEKVLAEVSPSSQQVSAGVVDEEVAVKAVSLRVLTVDDSSVARKQVSRCLQTVGVEVVALNDGRQALDYLRKLVDEGKRPEDEFLMMISDIEMPEMDGYTLTSEIRNDPRMQKLHICLHTSLSGVFNQAMVKKVGADDFLAKFRPDDLAQRVVDRIKATH, encoded by the coding sequence ATGGCTGGAGTGATGGATTCGGTCAACCAGCGCACACAGCTGGTGGGGCAGAATCGCCTGGAGCTGCTGTTGTTCCGCCTCAATGGCGAGCAGCTCTACGGCATCAATGTGTTCAAGGTCCGGGAAGTGCTGCAGTGCCCGGTGCTGACGCTGCTGCCCAAGGCTCACCCGGTGGTGCGCGGCGTGGCCAACATTCGCGGAGCGACCATCCCGATCCTCGACCTGTCGATGGCCACCGGGCTGCCGGGGCTGCAGGAAGAGACCCGTAACAGTTTCGTGATCATTACCGAGTACAACACCAAGACCCAGGGCTTTTTGGTGCACTCGGTGGAGCGCATCGTCAACATGAACTGGGAAGAGATCCACCCGCCACCCAAGGGCACCGGGCGCGATCACTACCTGACGGCGGTGACCCGGGTCGACAACCGCATGGTTGAAATTATCGACGTGGAAAAAGTGCTCGCCGAGGTTTCGCCGTCGTCACAGCAGGTGTCGGCCGGTGTGGTCGACGAGGAAGTGGCGGTCAAGGCGGTGTCGCTGCGGGTGTTGACGGTCGATGATTCGTCGGTGGCGCGCAAGCAGGTCAGCCGCTGCCTGCAGACCGTCGGGGTCGAAGTGGTGGCGCTGAACGACGGCCGTCAGGCGCTGGATTACCTGCGCAAGCTGGTCGATGAGGGTAAGCGGCCGGAGGACGAATTCCTCATGATGATTTCCGACATTGAAATGCCGGAGATGGATGGCTATACCCTCACATCAGAGATTCGCAACGACCCGCGCATGCAAAAGCTGCACATCTGCCTGCATACTTCGTTGTCCGGAGTGTTCAACCAGGCGATGGTCAAGAAGGTCGGGGCTGATGACTTCCTGGCCAAGTTCAGGCCGGACGACCTCGCCCAGCGCGTTGTCGACCGGATCAAGGCAACCCATTGA
- the flgM gene encoding flagellar biosynthesis anti-sigma factor FlgM — MVIDFSRLNNSPSVTGGARGTAASGNTEKAGEASQAPARSNASGETVHLSQEAQQLQKISDKLRDQPTVNSARVAELKQAIADGSYQVDAGRVASKLLDFEAQR; from the coding sequence ATGGTCATCGACTTCAGTCGTTTGAATAATTCTCCGTCCGTTACGGGCGGCGCTCGCGGCACCGCAGCTTCCGGCAACACCGAAAAAGCCGGTGAAGCCAGCCAAGCCCCGGCGCGCAGCAATGCCAGCGGAGAAACGGTACACCTGAGCCAAGAGGCACAGCAGTTGCAAAAGATCAGCGACAAGCTGCGCGACCAGCCTACCGTCAACAGCGCCCGCGTGGCCGAGTTGAAGCAGGCGATCGCAGATGGCAGCTACCAGGTCGATGCCGGCCGGGTCGCCAGCAAACTGCTTGATTTCGAAGCGCAGCGCTAA
- the flgB gene encoding flagellar basal body rod protein FlgB — MSISFDKALGIHEKALGFRAQRAEVLANNIANADTPNYKARDMDFSSVLAAEADKQQKGRIALDRTNTRHIEAEGLAMADDTLQYRTPTQPSIDQNTVDAQIEQSNYTENAIGFQASFTLLNSKFKGLVSALRGE; from the coding sequence ATGAGCATCAGCTTCGACAAAGCGCTTGGTATCCACGAAAAGGCATTGGGCTTCCGCGCCCAGCGCGCCGAGGTGCTGGCCAACAACATCGCCAACGCCGACACGCCCAACTACAAGGCGCGTGACATGGACTTCTCGTCGGTGCTCGCCGCCGAAGCCGACAAGCAGCAGAAGGGCCGCATTGCGCTGGACCGCACCAACACCCGGCACATCGAGGCCGAAGGCCTGGCCATGGCCGACGACACCCTGCAGTACCGCACCCCGACCCAGCCGTCGATCGACCAGAACACCGTTGACGCGCAGATCGAGCAATCGAACTACACCGAAAACGCCATCGGCTTCCAGGCCAGCTTCACCCTGCTCAACAGTAAATTCAAAGGGCTGGTATCGGCCCTGCGCGGAGAGTAA
- a CDS encoding flagella synthesis protein FlgN: MHDITLLQLIEDDIAPTQELLELLEQEALALHGRDMPMLEHILARKQSLIVLLEQQGQRRRLLLTGQGLSPDRAGVQVMAAQSPNGELLLQQLDVLSQLLDTCQKVNETNGRIIQMQQHTTANQIRILHGGDSPSLYDSRGTTSPMAKPRALSQV, encoded by the coding sequence ATGCACGACATCACCCTGCTGCAACTGATCGAAGACGACATCGCCCCGACGCAGGAACTGCTCGAGCTCCTGGAACAGGAAGCACTCGCCCTGCACGGCCGCGACATGCCAATGCTGGAACATATCCTGGCACGCAAGCAGTCGTTGATCGTGTTGCTCGAACAGCAGGGGCAGCGGCGCAGGCTGCTGCTGACCGGCCAGGGCCTGAGCCCAGACCGCGCCGGCGTGCAGGTAATGGCTGCACAGTCGCCCAACGGCGAACTTCTTTTGCAGCAGCTCGATGTGCTCAGCCAGTTGCTCGATACCTGCCAGAAGGTCAACGAGACCAATGGCCGGATCATCCAGATGCAGCAACACACCACGGCCAACCAGATCAGAATCCTCCACGGCGGCGATTCCCCGTCGCTGTACGACAGCCGTGGCACCACCTCACCGATGGCCAAGCCCCGGGCGCTCAGCCAAGTGTGA
- the flgE gene encoding flagellar hook protein FlgE: protein MSFNIGLSGLYAASKQLDVTGNNIANVATTGFKSSRAEFADVYAGANRLGVGKNQVGNGVRLAAISQQFSQGDVNNTGNVLDMGIQGQGFFILSDNGAQVYTRAGAFQNSKDNYVVTSDGLRLQGYAADENGNIKKGVLTDLKIDTSALAPKATTLIDQGINLNSEADIIPLPTATPPLAGEVAFDPADDTTYTKSFPTKVYDSQGNEHTMEQFYRKTGTNQWTMYTLIDGRNPLDPTSTTPLQGNITFNSDGTVASMAAQAVTPPTAWTVTNNTFTLNGWIPAAKDASGNWASNGSAAAAGGMRLSMNSTTSFNEETARMSQSQDGYATGILSSLSIDSTGVMFASFSNQQSRAIGQVALANFANEQGLQQIGGTRWTETFASGIPGIDTPKTGTLGSVESNSLEASNVNLTQELVELIKAQSNYQANAKTISTESTIMQTIIQMT from the coding sequence ATGTCTTTCAATATCGGCCTTAGCGGTCTGTACGCAGCCAGCAAGCAACTCGACGTCACCGGCAACAACATTGCCAACGTCGCCACCACCGGCTTCAAATCCTCCCGTGCCGAGTTCGCCGACGTATACGCCGGTGCCAACCGCCTGGGCGTTGGCAAGAACCAGGTTGGTAACGGTGTGCGCCTGGCGGCGATCTCCCAGCAGTTCAGCCAGGGCGACGTCAACAACACCGGCAACGTGCTGGACATGGGCATCCAGGGCCAGGGCTTCTTCATCCTGTCCGACAACGGCGCGCAGGTGTACACCCGTGCCGGTGCCTTCCAGAACAGCAAGGACAACTACGTGGTCACCTCGGACGGCCTGCGCCTGCAAGGCTATGCCGCCGATGAGAACGGCAACATCAAGAAAGGCGTGTTGACCGACCTGAAGATCGACACCTCGGCGCTGGCGCCCAAGGCCACCACCCTGATCGACCAGGGCATCAACCTGAACTCCGAGGCCGATATCATCCCGCTGCCGACCGCCACGCCGCCATTGGCCGGCGAGGTTGCCTTCGACCCTGCGGACGATACTACCTACACCAAGTCGTTCCCGACCAAGGTGTACGACAGCCAGGGTAACGAGCACACCATGGAGCAGTTCTACCGCAAGACCGGTACGAACCAGTGGACCATGTACACCCTGATCGACGGCCGCAACCCGCTCGACCCGACCAGCACCACTCCGCTGCAAGGTAATATCACGTTCAATTCCGACGGTACCGTGGCGTCGATGGCTGCCCAGGCAGTCACCCCGCCGACCGCCTGGACCGTGACCAACAACACCTTCACCCTCAACGGCTGGATCCCGGCCGCCAAGGATGCGTCGGGCAACTGGGCCTCCAACGGTTCCGCAGCCGCTGCCGGTGGCATGCGCCTGTCGATGAACAGCACTACCTCCTTCAACGAAGAGACTGCGCGGATGTCGCAGTCCCAGGACGGTTACGCCACTGGTATCCTGTCGAGCCTGTCGATCGACTCCACCGGCGTGATGTTCGCCAGCTTCAGCAACCAGCAGTCGCGCGCCATCGGCCAGGTGGCCCTGGCCAACTTCGCCAACGAGCAGGGCCTGCAGCAGATCGGTGGTACCCGCTGGACCGAGACCTTCGCCTCGGGCATCCCGGGTATCGACACGCCGAAGACCGGCACCCTGGGCAGTGTCGAGTCCAACTCGCTGGAAGCCTCCAACGTCAACCTGACTCAAGAGTTGGTCGAGCTGATCAAGGCGCAGAGCAACTACCAGGCCAACGCCAAGACCATCTCCACCGAAAGCACCATCATGCAGACCATCATTCAGATGACCTGA
- the flgC gene encoding flagellar basal body rod protein FlgC, whose product MSLSSVFNIAGSGMSAQNTRLNTVASNIANAETVSSSIDQTYRARHPVFATTFQNAQNGVSQSLFQDQGEAGQGVQVSGIVEDQSNLEARYEPNHPAANKDGYVYYPNVNVVEEMADMISASRAFQTNAELMNTAKTMMQKVLTLGQ is encoded by the coding sequence ATGTCCCTTTCCAGTGTTTTCAACATCGCCGGCAGCGGCATGAGCGCGCAGAACACCCGCCTCAACACCGTCGCCTCCAACATCGCCAACGCCGAGACCGTCTCGTCGAGCATCGACCAGACCTACCGTGCCCGCCACCCGGTGTTCGCCACCACCTTCCAGAACGCGCAAAACGGCGTCAGCCAGTCGCTGTTCCAGGACCAGGGCGAAGCAGGGCAGGGCGTGCAGGTCAGCGGCATCGTCGAGGACCAGAGCAACCTCGAAGCCCGCTACGAGCCTAACCACCCGGCGGCGAACAAGGACGGCTACGTCTACTACCCCAACGTCAACGTGGTCGAGGAGATGGCCGACATGATCTCCGCCAGCCGTGCGTTCCAGACCAACGCCGAGCTGATGAACACCGCCAAGACCATGATGCAGAAAGTGCTGACCCTGGGTCAGTGA
- the flgD gene encoding flagellar hook assembly protein FlgD: MAIDTTGGVNLNDVIANSGVSTSTTNKSLTSSATGSNTLGKDAFLQLLVTQMQHQNPLDPQDNSEFVAQLAQFSSLEGITSLNESVSNITSAMASSQALQASSLVGRSVIVQNDKAVVDTTASFNGQFVVPQSISEAKITITDKDGNAVKTIELGSQAAGYADFIWDGTNSKGEKVDPGTYTFTATTTVNGQSVQMNTLLPAKVTSVSFNTTGEMVLNLAGVGKVSLSDVQTIGI; encoded by the coding sequence ATGGCAATCGATACCACTGGCGGCGTCAATCTTAACGATGTCATCGCCAATTCCGGCGTCAGCACCAGCACGACCAACAAATCGCTGACCAGCTCCGCAACCGGCAGCAACACCCTGGGCAAGGATGCGTTCCTGCAGCTGCTGGTCACCCAGATGCAGCACCAGAACCCGCTGGACCCGCAGGACAACAGCGAGTTCGTCGCCCAGCTGGCGCAGTTCAGCAGCCTTGAAGGCATTACCTCGCTGAACGAGTCGGTCAGCAACATCACCAGTGCCATGGCATCGTCGCAAGCCCTGCAGGCTTCGTCGCTGGTCGGCCGTTCGGTGATCGTGCAGAACGACAAGGCGGTGGTCGACACCACTGCCAGCTTCAATGGCCAGTTCGTCGTGCCGCAGTCCATCAGCGAAGCGAAGATCACCATCACCGACAAGGACGGCAACGCGGTCAAGACCATCGAGCTGGGCTCGCAGGCTGCCGGTTATGCCGACTTCATCTGGGATGGCACCAACTCCAAGGGCGAGAAGGTCGACCCGGGCACCTACACCTTCACCGCCACCACCACGGTGAACGGCCAGTCGGTGCAGATGAACACCCTGCTGCCGGCCAAGGTCACCAGCGTCAGCTTCAACACCACCGGCGAGATGGTTCTCAACCTCGCAGGCGTGGGCAAGGTTTCCCTGTCCGACGTACAAACCATCGGTATCTAA
- the flgA gene encoding flagellar basal body P-ring formation chaperone FlgA has product MYTKTTFSRRLTRLLTGTLAALCFMAPGVRTQADAFTLPEQLIGVTQGFLEFTVEDYLATTQTEGRYEIQVNNLDPRLRMPLCSQQLDASLESPTPLGRVTVKIRCDGAAPWTVFVPAQVRLLRNVVVMTRPLKRESMVDEGDVALRERDVGTLGPGYLTQLDQAVGMKLVRPVVLDQVLTQVQLEQAEVIRKGDHVVIIARSGSLSVRMPGEALSKGGMQEQIRVRNLNSKRVVKARVTGPGQVEVAM; this is encoded by the coding sequence ATGTACACGAAAACGACATTTTCCCGACGACTGACGCGCTTGCTGACTGGCACGCTGGCCGCCCTGTGCTTCATGGCACCCGGCGTTCGCACGCAGGCAGACGCGTTCACCTTGCCTGAACAGCTTATCGGTGTCACCCAAGGGTTTCTTGAATTCACCGTGGAAGACTACCTGGCCACCACCCAGACCGAAGGCCGCTACGAGATCCAGGTCAACAACCTCGACCCACGCCTGCGCATGCCACTGTGCAGCCAGCAACTTGACGCTTCGCTGGAAAGCCCGACACCGCTGGGCCGGGTAACGGTAAAGATACGCTGCGATGGCGCTGCCCCCTGGACCGTGTTCGTACCGGCCCAGGTGCGCCTGCTGCGCAACGTGGTGGTGATGACCCGCCCGCTCAAGCGCGAGAGCATGGTCGACGAAGGCGATGTAGCGCTGCGCGAACGTGATGTCGGCACGCTTGGCCCCGGCTACCTGACGCAGCTGGACCAGGCGGTCGGCATGAAACTTGTAAGGCCAGTGGTGCTTGACCAGGTTTTGACGCAGGTGCAACTGGAACAGGCCGAGGTGATACGCAAGGGCGACCACGTCGTGATCATCGCCCGCAGCGGCAGCCTCAGCGTGCGCATGCCGGGCGAGGCGTTGAGCAAAGGCGGCATGCAGGAACAGATACGGGTACGCAACCTGAATTCCAAACGCGTGGTCAAGGCACGGGTAACTGGCCCAGGCCAGGTAGAGGTAGCCATGTAA